A region from the Acinonyx jubatus isolate Ajub_Pintada_27869175 chromosome C2, VMU_Ajub_asm_v1.0, whole genome shotgun sequence genome encodes:
- the MOBP gene encoding myelin-associated oligodendrocyte basic protein isoform X2 produces MSQKTVKEGPRLSKNQKFSEHFSIHCCPPFTFLNSKREIVDRKYSICKSGCFYQKKEEDWICCACQKTSTSRRATSPQRPKQQPAAPPAVVRAPAKPRSPPRSERQPRPRPEVRPPPAKQRPPQKSKQPPRSSPHRGPGTSRGGSPIKASRF; encoded by the exons ATGAGTCAGAAAACGGTTAAGGAGGGCCCCAGACTCTCCAAGAACCAGAAGTTTTCGGAGCACTTCAGCATACATTGCTGCCCGCCATTCACCTTCCTCAACTCCAAACGGGAGATCGTGGATCGGAAGTACAGCATCTGTAAAAGTGGCTGCTTCtaccagaagaaagaagaggactGGATCTGCTGTGCTTGCCAGAAGACCAG CACCAGCCGCCGGGCAACGTCCCCTCAGAGGCCCAAGCAACAGCCAGCGGCACCCCCCGCGGTGGTCAGAGCACCGGCCAAGCCACGGTCCCCTCCGAGGTCCGAGCGTCAACCGCGCCCCCGCCCAGAGGTCCGACCACCACCAGCCAAGCAGCGCCCCCCTCAGAAGTCCAAGCAGCCGCCGCGCAGCAGCCCCCACAGAGGGCCGGGCACCAGCCGTGGGGGGTCCCCCATCAAAGCTTCTAGGTTCTG
- the MOBP gene encoding myelin-associated oligodendrocyte basic protein isoform X1 — MSQKTVKEGPRLSKNQKFSEHFSIHCCPPFTFLNSKREIVDRKYSICKSGCFYQKKEEDWICCACQKTSTSRRATSPQRPKQQPAAPPAVVRAPAKPRSPPRSERQPRPRPEVRPPPAKQRPPQKSKQPPRSSPHRGPGTSRGGSPIKASRLKRRSKPTPRKK; from the exons ATGAGTCAGAAAACGGTTAAGGAGGGCCCCAGACTCTCCAAGAACCAGAAGTTTTCGGAGCACTTCAGCATACATTGCTGCCCGCCATTCACCTTCCTCAACTCCAAACGGGAGATCGTGGATCGGAAGTACAGCATCTGTAAAAGTGGCTGCTTCtaccagaagaaagaagaggactGGATCTGCTGTGCTTGCCAGAAGACCAG CACCAGCCGCCGGGCAACGTCCCCTCAGAGGCCCAAGCAACAGCCAGCGGCACCCCCCGCGGTGGTCAGAGCACCGGCCAAGCCACGGTCCCCTCCGAGGTCCGAGCGTCAACCGCGCCCCCGCCCAGAGGTCCGACCACCACCAGCCAAGCAGCGCCCCCCTCAGAAGTCCAAGCAGCCGCCGCGCAGCAGCCCCCACAGAGGGCCGGGCACCAGCCGTGGGGGGTCCCCCATCAAAGCTTCTAG